One genomic window of Globicephala melas chromosome 8, mGloMel1.2, whole genome shotgun sequence includes the following:
- the OR6A2 gene encoding LOW QUALITY PROTEIN: olfactory receptor 6A2 (The sequence of the model RefSeq protein was modified relative to this genomic sequence to represent the inferred CDS: inserted 2 bases in 1 codon): MERKNQSGRVSESVLLGFPAPVPLRALLFALPLLAHVLVLTENTLIIMAIRNHPSLHKPMYFFLANMSFLEIWYVTITIPKMLAGFVGSKQGHGQLISFEGCMTQLYFFLGLGCTECVLLAVMAYDCYVAICRPLHYPVIVSGRLCVQLVAGSWAGGFGISMVKVFLISHLSYCGPNNINHFFCDVSPLLNLSCTDTSTAELTDFVLAIFILLRPLSVTRASYMAITSAVMCIPSASGLHKAFSTCASHLXVVVIFYAVSIFIYARPKAISAFDTDKLVPVLYAVIVPLLNPIIYCLRNQEVKRALRRTLRLYQGRDAKPGKASRVG; this comes from the exons ATGGAGAGGAAGAACCAGAGTGGGAGAGTGAGTGAGTCTGTGTTGCTGGGCTTCCCAGCTCCTGTGCCACTGCGGGCACTATTATTTGCCCTTCCTCTGCTGGCCCATGTGTTGGTGCTGACTGAGAACACACTCATCATTATGGCAATCAGGAACCACCCCAGCCTCCACAAACCCATGTACTTCTTTCTGGCCAACATGTCCTTCCTGGAGATTTGGTACGTTACCATCACTATTCCCAAGATGCTAGCTGGCTTTGTTGGCTCCAAACAGGGCCATGGGCAGCTAATCTCCTTTGAGGGCTGCATGACGCAGCTCTACTTTTTCCTGGGCCTGGGATGCACTGAGTGTGTCCTCCTTGCAGTTATGGCTTATGATTGTTATGTGGCCATCTGCCGTCCTCTCCACTACCCTGTCATTGTCAGTGGCCGGCTGTGTGTGCAGCTGGTAGCTGGCTCCTGGGCTGGAGGTTTTGGCATCTCCATGGTCAaagtttttctcatttctcacctCTCGTACTGTGGCCCCAACAACATCAACCACTTTTTCTGTGATGTCTCCCCATTGCTCAACCTTTCATGCACTGACACGTCCACAGCAGAGCTTACAGACTTTGTCCTGGCCATTTTCATACTGCTGAGGCCACTCTCTGTCACCAGGGCCTCCTATATGGCCATCACCAGTGCTGTGATGTGCATTCCCTCAGCTTCTGGGCTCCATAAAGCCTTTTCCACCTGTGCCTCTCACCT TGTTGTGGTCATCTTCTATGCAGTCAGTATCTTCATCTATGCCCGCCCAAAGGCAATCTCAGCTTTTGACACCGACAAGCTGGTGCCTGTACTCTACGCTGTCATTGTACCACTGCTCAACCCTATCATTTACTGCTTGCGCAACCAAGAGGTAAAGAGAGCCTTACGCCGTACTCTGCGCCTATACCAGGGCCGTGATGCTAAGCCTGGGAAAGCTAGCAGAGTTGGGTAG